A region from the Pseudopipra pipra isolate bDixPip1 chromosome 8, bDixPip1.hap1, whole genome shotgun sequence genome encodes:
- the NKX2-3 gene encoding homeobox protein Nkx-2.3, translating to MMLPSPVTSTPFSVKDILNLEQQQDPHYGAQLPHHLEHHFHPAACLLAAADGPRFSDGEEEEEEEKLSYLSPMAAPGSQADARISADNYVHAVLRGSCEAPGPGEELDPAVRDPKSCVLKKPLDATEKTEEAERPKQRSRRKPRVLFSQAQVFELERRFKQQRYLSAPEREHLASSLKLTSTQVKIWFQNRRYKCKRQRQDKSLELGGPAAPPPPRRVAVPVLVRDGKPCLGGSQGYSSAYNGPYSYNGFPAYGYGNAASYNPGYGCTYPAGTGGASMQAACSPAAAAGPFVNVGGLGGFSGGGQPLHQAAAGPSCGQGALQGIRAW from the exons ATGATGTTACCGAGCCCCGTCACCTCCACACCTTTCTCTGTCAAAGACATCCTcaacctggagcagcagcaggacccaCACTATGGGGCCCAGCTCCCGCACCACCTGGAGCACCACTTCCACCCCGCCGCCTGCCTGCTGGCGGCCGCCGACGGCCCCCGCTTCTCCGACGgcgaggaggaagaggaggaggagaagctcTCCTACCTGAGCCCTATGGCAGCGCCCGGCAGCCAGGCGGACGCGCGGATCTCCGCCGACAACTACGTTCACGCTGTGCTGCGTGGCTCCTGCGAGGCTCCCGGCCCGGGAGAAGAGCTGGACCCCGCGGTCCGCGACCCAA AGAGCTGCGTCCTGAAGAAGCCGCTGGACGCGACGGAGAAAAcggaggaggcagagaggccGAAGCAGCGGAGCCGGAGGAAGCCGCGCGTCCTCTTCTCTCAGGCTCAGGTCTTCGAGCTGGAGCGTCGGTTCAAGCAGCAGCGTTACCTGTCAGCGCCCGAGCGGGAGCACCTGGCCAGCAGCCTGAAGCTCACCTCCACGCAGGTGAAGATCTGGTTCCAGAACCGGCGCTACAAGTGCAAGCGGCAGCGCCAGGACAAGTCGCTGGAGCtgggcggccccgcggccccgccgccgccgcgcagGGTGGCCGTGCCCGTGCTGGTCCGCGACGGCAAGCCGTGCCTCGGTGGGTCGCAGGGCTACAGCTCGGCGTACAACGGGCCCTACTCCTACAATGGCTTCCCCGCCTACGGCTATGGCAACGCCGCCTCCTACAACCCCGGCTACGGCTGCACCTACCCGGCAGGCACCGGCGGCGCCTCCATGCAAGCCGCCTGCAgcccggcggcggccgccggcCCCTTCGTGAACGTGGGCGGCCTGGGGGGCTTCAGCGGCGGCGGCCAGCCGCTGCACcaggcggcggcggggccgtcCTGCGGCCAGGGAGCACTGCAGGGCATTCGGGCCTGGTAG